A DNA window from Thiobacillus denitrificans ATCC 25259 contains the following coding sequences:
- the amrS gene encoding AmmeMemoRadiSam system radical SAM enzyme: MSIPESHTPARWWRVLDDGRIECDLCPRYCKLHEGQRGLCFVRKMEGGRMVLTTYGRSSGFCVDPIEKKPLNHFYPGSSVFSFGTAGCNLACKFCQNWDISKSRETDTMVDRAMPDEIAAAAEQSGCKSVAFTYNDPVIFAEYAMDVADACHTRGLKTVAVTAGYITEEPRREFFAKMDAANVDLKGFSDDFYVKLTGARLQPVLDTLTYLKRETDVWFEITTLLIPGQNDSDAEIEASSAWIMRELGPDVPLHFSAFHPDWKMRDVPPTPPATLTRARDIALKAGLHYVYTGNVHDTTGGTTFCPSCHAALIVRDWYRIDDYRLSEDGHCTQCGAAIAGRFGAFIHPFGNRRIPVSVHREQRT, encoded by the coding sequence ATGAGCATTCCTGAGTCCCATACGCCCGCACGCTGGTGGCGCGTGCTCGACGACGGTCGCATCGAGTGCGACCTCTGCCCGCGCTACTGCAAGCTGCACGAGGGGCAGCGTGGCCTATGCTTCGTGCGCAAGATGGAAGGCGGCAGAATGGTCTTGACGACCTATGGCCGCTCGTCGGGATTCTGCGTCGACCCGATCGAGAAGAAGCCGCTCAATCACTTCTACCCCGGAAGCTCGGTATTTTCGTTCGGCACGGCCGGCTGCAATCTCGCGTGCAAGTTCTGCCAGAACTGGGACATCTCGAAGTCGCGCGAGACCGACACCATGGTCGACCGCGCGATGCCCGACGAAATCGCGGCCGCGGCCGAACAGAGCGGCTGCAAGAGCGTCGCCTTCACCTACAACGATCCGGTGATCTTCGCCGAGTACGCGATGGACGTCGCCGACGCCTGCCACACGCGCGGCCTCAAGACCGTCGCCGTGACGGCCGGCTACATCACCGAGGAACCGCGCCGCGAATTCTTCGCCAAGATGGACGCCGCCAACGTCGATCTCAAGGGATTCAGCGACGACTTCTACGTCAAGCTGACCGGCGCGCGCCTGCAGCCCGTGCTCGATACGCTGACCTATCTCAAGCGCGAGACCGACGTCTGGTTCGAGATCACGACGCTCCTGATCCCCGGGCAGAACGATTCCGACGCCGAGATCGAGGCGTCGAGCGCCTGGATCATGCGCGAACTCGGCCCCGACGTGCCGCTGCATTTCTCGGCCTTCCATCCCGACTGGAAAATGCGCGACGTGCCCCCGACGCCGCCCGCGACACTGACCCGCGCCCGCGACATCGCGCTGAAGGCGGGCCTCCATTACGTCTATACCGGCAACGTCCACGACACGACGGGCGGCACGACCTTCTGCCCGTCGTGTCACGCGGCGCTGATCGTGCGCGACTGGTACCGCATCGACGACTATCGGCTCAGCGAAGACGGCCACTGCACGCAGTGCGGTGCGGCGATCGCCGGCCGCTTCGGCGCCTTCATCCACCCCTTCGGCAACCGGCGCATTCCGGTCTCCGTGCACCGCGAGCAGCGGACATGA
- a CDS encoding efflux RND transporter periplasmic adaptor subunit has product MRLRAKIGMAVTAALVLGGLALGFAPRAVPVDLAEVTRGPLAVTVEEEGKTRVRERYLVSAPVAGYLRRIGLDAGDAVARGQVLAVIDPARSVALDPRTRAEAQARASAARAALAAAEENARAAAASAQLAQQERARAETLRRSDFVSEQALDNTRTAESQARAAARAAEHNVRVARFELETARAALASSARLQGGTAEALEVRAPVAARVLKLVHESEGAVAAGAPLLEVGDPDSLEVEVEVLSNHAVKLAPGSKVILDRWGGERSVAGRVRVVEPSGFTKISALGVEEQRVRVIVDFSAPREAWNRLGDGYRVEARFVLWEGENVLQVPTSALFRQGQGWAVFVVDGRRVRVAPVEVGQRAGLATEVLAGVAAGDRIVAHPDETIEDGVRVKPR; this is encoded by the coding sequence ATGCGACTGCGCGCAAAAATCGGAATGGCGGTGACGGCAGCCCTCGTGCTCGGCGGCCTCGCGCTCGGCTTCGCGCCGCGTGCGGTGCCGGTCGACCTCGCCGAGGTCACACGCGGGCCGCTCGCCGTCACGGTCGAAGAGGAGGGCAAGACCCGCGTGCGCGAGCGCTACCTGGTTTCGGCGCCGGTCGCGGGCTATCTGCGGCGGATCGGCCTCGACGCCGGCGACGCGGTTGCGCGCGGCCAGGTGCTCGCCGTGATCGACCCGGCACGCTCGGTCGCGCTCGACCCGCGCACGCGTGCCGAAGCCCAGGCGCGGGCGAGCGCGGCCCGCGCGGCGCTCGCCGCCGCCGAGGAAAACGCGCGCGCGGCAGCGGCCTCGGCGCAGCTCGCGCAGCAGGAACGCGCGCGCGCCGAAACGCTGCGTCGATCCGATTTCGTTTCCGAACAGGCACTCGACAACACCCGCACGGCGGAGTCCCAGGCCCGGGCGGCAGCCCGCGCGGCCGAGCACAACGTGCGGGTCGCGCGTTTCGAGCTCGAAACGGCGCGTGCGGCGCTCGCGAGCAGCGCCCGTTTGCAGGGCGGCACCGCCGAGGCGCTCGAGGTGCGCGCGCCGGTCGCCGCACGCGTGCTCAAGCTCGTTCATGAAAGCGAGGGCGCGGTCGCGGCCGGTGCGCCGCTGCTCGAAGTCGGCGACCCCGACAGTCTCGAAGTCGAGGTCGAGGTGCTCTCCAACCACGCTGTGAAGCTCGCGCCGGGGTCGAAAGTGATCCTCGACCGCTGGGGCGGCGAGCGTTCGGTCGCCGGCCGCGTGCGCGTCGTCGAACCGAGCGGGTTCACGAAGATTTCGGCACTCGGCGTCGAGGAGCAGCGCGTCCGCGTCATCGTCGACTTCAGCGCGCCGCGCGAGGCGTGGAACCGGCTCGGCGACGGCTACCGCGTCGAGGCGCGCTTCGTGTTGTGGGAAGGCGAGAACGTGCTGCAGGTGCCGACGAGCGCGCTTTTCAGACAGGGGCAGGGCTGGGCGGTCTTCGTCGTCGACGGCCGCCGCGTGCGCGTCGCGCCGGTCGAAGTCGGCCAGCGCGCCGGGCTCGCGACCGAGGTGTTGGCGGGCGTTGCGGCAGGCGACCGCATCGTCGCGCATCCCGACGAGACGATCGAGGACGGCGTGCGGGTGAAGCCGCGCTGA
- a CDS encoding dienelactone hydrolase family protein has translation MSTATLVHIPAGGATVEGMLEIPDAAAGLVLFAHGSGSSRHSPRNNYVARVLRDAGVGTLLMDLLTPEEDRDYAQRFDIALLTGRLLDAARWAATNDATRSLPLGFFGASTGAAAALEAAAALGASARAVVSRGGRPDLASEDALRKVSAPTLLLVGGYDDGVIDLNQYAFDRLCCKKEFVIVPGATHLFEEPGTLEAVAEHAAGWFAEYLPTRDA, from the coding sequence ATGAGCACGGCGACGCTCGTTCATATCCCGGCCGGCGGCGCGACCGTCGAGGGCATGCTCGAGATTCCCGATGCGGCCGCGGGCCTCGTGCTCTTCGCCCACGGCAGCGGCTCGTCGCGCCATTCTCCGCGCAACAACTACGTCGCCCGCGTCCTGCGCGACGCCGGCGTCGGCACGCTGCTGATGGACTTGCTGACGCCCGAGGAGGACCGCGACTATGCGCAGCGCTTCGATATCGCGCTCTTGACCGGGCGGCTGCTCGACGCGGCGCGCTGGGCCGCGACAAATGACGCGACCCGCAGCCTGCCGCTGGGCTTTTTCGGCGCGAGCACCGGGGCGGCCGCCGCGCTCGAGGCCGCTGCGGCGCTCGGTGCGTCGGCGCGAGCGGTCGTCTCGCGCGGCGGGCGCCCGGATCTCGCGAGTGAAGACGCGCTGCGCAAGGTCAGCGCACCGACGCTGCTGCTGGTCGGCGGCTACGACGACGGCGTGATCGATCTCAATCAGTACGCCTTCGATCGCCTGTGCTGCAAGAAGGAATTCGTCATCGTGCCAGGGGCGACCCATTTGTTCGAGGAACCCGGCACGCTCGAGGCGGTGGCCGAGCACGCCGCCGGCTGGTTCGCCGAATACCTGCCGACACGCGACGCCTGA
- the amrB gene encoding AmmeMemoRadiSam system protein B, which translates to MPTVRPAAVAGLFYPDDPVVLTQTLDALLAEGEAGAERLTPKAVIVPHAGYIYSGPIAAAAYARLGDLKGRIRRVVLLGPAHRVFVRGLALPEAERFVTPLGEVTIDREAIELLAALPQVTRSDAAHQMEHSLEVQLPFLQRVLGDFTLVPLAVGQARAEEVAEVLDALWGGDETLIVISSDLSHFLPAPLARQSDRAAADAILALEPQLSHEQACGATPVNGLLLAARRHGLRPLELDLRNSSDTAGDPERVVGYGAFAFVKDDAAARPRGNSSAQSEPDKGPTLLQLARAEIAAQLGQPATPPPAHAWLHEPGACFVTLTRRGELRGCIGTLEAHRPLAVDVRENAFAAAFRDPRFGPLSRAEFGEIRVEVSLLSPTEALAVASEEHALAALRPGVDGIVFEYRHFRSTFLPQVWEQLPEPADFLAQLKRKAGLPSDFWADEVRLSRYTVTKWKEGGADEHS; encoded by the coding sequence ATGCCGACTGTACGACCCGCCGCCGTCGCGGGGCTTTTCTACCCCGATGATCCCGTCGTTCTGACGCAGACCCTCGACGCGCTGCTTGCCGAGGGGGAAGCGGGCGCGGAGCGCCTGACGCCGAAGGCCGTGATCGTGCCGCACGCAGGCTATATCTATTCCGGTCCGATTGCGGCTGCGGCCTACGCGCGCCTCGGCGATCTCAAAGGCCGCATCCGCCGCGTAGTCCTGCTCGGCCCGGCGCACCGCGTCTTCGTTCGCGGCCTCGCCTTGCCCGAGGCCGAGCGCTTCGTCACGCCGCTCGGCGAGGTGACGATCGACCGCGAGGCCATAGAGCTGCTCGCCGCGCTGCCCCAGGTCACGCGCAGCGACGCCGCCCACCAGATGGAGCATTCGCTCGAGGTGCAGCTGCCTTTTCTGCAGCGCGTGCTCGGAGACTTCACCCTGGTGCCGCTCGCGGTGGGGCAGGCCAGGGCCGAGGAGGTGGCCGAAGTCCTTGATGCGCTGTGGGGCGGAGACGAGACGCTGATCGTGATCTCGTCCGACCTGTCGCATTTCCTGCCGGCGCCGCTCGCCCGCCAGAGCGATCGCGCCGCAGCCGACGCGATCCTCGCACTCGAGCCGCAATTGAGTCACGAGCAGGCCTGTGGCGCGACGCCGGTCAACGGCCTGCTGCTCGCGGCCAGGCGCCACGGCTTGCGGCCGCTCGAACTCGACCTGCGCAATTCGTCGGACACGGCGGGCGACCCGGAGCGGGTCGTCGGCTACGGCGCCTTCGCTTTCGTGAAGGACGACGCGGCGGCGCGACCCCGGGGGAATTCCAGCGCGCAGTCCGAGCCCGACAAGGGGCCGACGCTGCTGCAACTCGCCCGCGCCGAGATCGCCGCGCAACTCGGCCAGCCCGCGACACCGCCTCCGGCGCACGCCTGGCTGCACGAGCCGGGCGCCTGCTTCGTCACCTTGACGCGCCGGGGTGAACTGCGCGGCTGCATCGGCACGCTCGAAGCGCACCGCCCCCTGGCCGTCGACGTGCGCGAGAACGCGTTTGCCGCGGCGTTCCGCGATCCGCGTTTCGGCCCGCTGTCGCGCGCGGAATTCGGAGAAATCCGCGTCGAGGTCTCGCTGCTGTCGCCGACCGAAGCGCTCGCGGTCGCGAGCGAGGAACACGCGCTCGCCGCGCTGCGTCCGGGCGTCGACGGCATCGTCTTCGAATACCGGCATTTCCGCAGCACCTTCCTGCCCCAGGTGTGGGAGCAGTTGCCGGAACCGGCCGACTTTCTCGCCCAGCTCAAGCGCAAGGCGGGCCTGCCGTCCGATTTCTGGGCCGACGAGGTGCGTCTGTCGCGCTATACCGTCACGAAATGGAAGGAAGGGGGCGCCGATGAGCATTCCTGA
- a CDS encoding ABC transporter ATP-binding protein, protein MSAAPPSANAVFVARGLTKVYHMGEVEVQALRGIDLTLERGELVVLLGPSGSGKSTLLNILGGLDVPSGGEVYYLDHKLTGASEADLTRFRREHVGFVFQFYNLIPSLTARENVAAVTEISPSPMRPEDALALVGLGNRLDHFPAQLSGGEQQRVAIARAIAKNPAVLLCDEPTGALDSATGVVVLEVLEKVNRELGTLTVLITHNAGIADMADRVIRLSDGHIVDIRSNAVKKAARELSW, encoded by the coding sequence ATGTCCGCCGCTCCCCCCTCCGCCAACGCTGTCTTCGTCGCCCGCGGGCTGACCAAGGTCTATCACATGGGCGAGGTCGAGGTGCAGGCGCTGCGCGGCATCGATCTCACGCTGGAGCGCGGCGAACTCGTCGTGCTGCTGGGCCCGTCGGGCAGCGGCAAGTCGACGCTCCTCAACATTCTCGGCGGGCTCGACGTGCCGAGCGGCGGCGAGGTCTATTACCTCGACCACAAGCTGACCGGTGCGTCCGAAGCCGACCTCACGCGATTTCGCCGCGAGCATGTCGGCTTCGTCTTCCAGTTCTACAACCTGATTCCGAGCCTGACGGCGCGCGAGAACGTCGCCGCGGTGACCGAGATCTCGCCGTCGCCGATGCGCCCCGAAGACGCGCTCGCGCTCGTCGGGCTCGGCAACCGGCTCGACCACTTTCCGGCGCAGCTCTCGGGTGGCGAACAGCAACGCGTCGCGATCGCGCGCGCCATCGCGAAGAATCCGGCCGTTCTGCTGTGCGACGAGCCGACCGGCGCGCTCGACTCGGCAACCGGTGTCGTCGTGCTCGAAGTGCTCGAAAAGGTGAACCGCGAACTTGGCACGCTGACCGTGCTCATCACCCACAACGCCGGCATCGCCGACATGGCCGACCGCGTGATCCGGCTCTCCGACGGCCACATTGTCGACATCCGCAGCAACGCCGTGAAGAAGGCGGCGCGCGAGCTTTCCTGGTAG
- a CDS encoding DUF504 domain-containing protein has product MVPIHELLNRLRWDPAFARGGFVLGYYDRVADRVVHVPASRITTMPGEHFSFQVSDADGHTRDIPFHRVREVYKDGALIWHRKP; this is encoded by the coding sequence GTGGTGCCGATTCACGAGCTCCTCAACCGCCTGCGCTGGGACCCGGCGTTCGCCCGAGGCGGCTTCGTCCTCGGCTACTACGATCGCGTCGCCGACCGCGTGGTCCACGTGCCCGCAAGCAGGATCACGACCATGCCCGGCGAGCATTTCAGCTTTCAGGTCAGCGACGCCGACGGCCACACCCGCGATATCCCCTTCCATCGCGTGCGCGAGGTCTACAAGGACGGCGCGCTGATCTGGCACCGCAAGCCTTGA
- a CDS encoding MFS transporter, with product MSAVLAPASPWAPLRNRVFRMMWIASLASNIGTWMHEVGAGWLMTSLAPDPLMVALVQAAATAPVFLLALPAGALADIVDRRRYLIVSQLWMLVAATLLGVFTLAGATNAALLLLFTFALGVGRAMMMPAWGAVVPELVPRSELASAIALNSMGMNAARSMGPALAGLIVASAGPGAVFMLNALSFLAVIAALKTWQRAPQPSELPAERLLGAVRAGLRYARHSPELRAVLVREAAFFVFASAAWALLPLIVRQELQAGPRTYGLFLACMGVGAVTGALLLPRLHARASRDRVVAGATVLHALALLALAHSGSLVAAGAAMVLIGIAWISVVSSLMTAAQTALPRWVRARGLALFWVFFTGGMAAGSTLWGQVASSTDIPTALTAAAIGALAGIVLTRRYHIGRHDVADLSPSQHWPNPTGHDDVGRDRGPVMVTVEYRIDPARATEFTRLLQRVRRIRRRDGAFMWELFSDVAEPGRMLECFMVESWLEHLRQHERVTVADRELLEAARAFHLGDAPPVVTHLVAETR from the coding sequence ATGAGCGCCGTCCTCGCCCCCGCCTCGCCGTGGGCTCCGCTGCGCAATCGCGTCTTCCGCATGATGTGGATCGCATCGCTCGCGTCGAACATCGGCACCTGGATGCACGAGGTCGGCGCGGGCTGGCTCATGACCTCGCTCGCGCCCGACCCGCTCATGGTCGCGCTCGTACAGGCGGCGGCGACGGCACCGGTATTCCTGCTCGCGCTGCCGGCCGGCGCGCTCGCCGACATCGTCGACCGCCGCCGCTACCTGATCGTCTCGCAGCTGTGGATGCTCGTGGCGGCGACGCTGCTCGGCGTGTTCACGCTCGCGGGGGCCACCAACGCCGCGCTGCTGTTGCTCTTCACCTTCGCGCTCGGCGTCGGCCGGGCGATGATGATGCCGGCCTGGGGCGCGGTCGTACCCGAGCTCGTGCCGCGATCCGAACTTGCGTCGGCGATCGCGCTGAACTCGATGGGCATGAACGCAGCGCGTTCGATGGGCCCCGCGCTCGCCGGCCTGATCGTCGCGTCGGCCGGACCCGGCGCGGTGTTCATGCTCAATGCGCTGTCGTTCCTCGCCGTCATCGCCGCCTTGAAGACCTGGCAGCGCGCGCCGCAGCCGAGCGAATTGCCGGCCGAGCGTCTGCTCGGCGCCGTGCGCGCGGGCCTGCGCTACGCCCGCCACTCGCCCGAACTGCGCGCCGTGCTCGTGCGCGAAGCGGCCTTCTTCGTGTTCGCGAGCGCCGCCTGGGCCTTGTTGCCGCTCATCGTCAGGCAGGAGCTGCAGGCCGGCCCGCGCACCTACGGGCTCTTTCTCGCCTGCATGGGCGTCGGCGCGGTCACCGGCGCGCTGCTGCTGCCGCGACTCCACGCGCGCGCCTCGCGTGACCGCGTCGTCGCCGGCGCGACTGTGCTGCACGCGCTTGCCCTGCTCGCGCTCGCCCACAGCGGCAGCCTCGTCGCCGCGGGCGCGGCGATGGTGCTGATCGGCATCGCCTGGATCAGCGTCGTCTCCTCGCTCATGACCGCGGCGCAGACCGCCCTGCCACGCTGGGTGCGCGCGCGCGGACTCGCGCTTTTCTGGGTGTTTTTCACGGGCGGGATGGCCGCCGGCAGCACGCTCTGGGGTCAGGTCGCCTCGTCGACGGACATTCCGACCGCGCTCACGGCGGCGGCCATCGGCGCGCTCGCCGGCATCGTGCTCACGCGTCGATACCACATTGGCCGCCACGATGTCGCCGACCTCTCGCCCTCGCAGCACTGGCCGAACCCGACCGGCCACGACGACGTCGGCCGCGACCGCGGGCCGGTCATGGTGACCGTCGAGTACCGGATCGATCCCGCGCGCGCGACCGAATTCACCCGGCTCCTCCAGCGCGTGCGCCGCATTCGCCGGCGCGACGGCGCGTTCATGTGGGAACTCTTCAGCGACGTCGCCGAGCCGGGGCGCATGCTCGAATGTTTCATGGTCGAATCCTGGCTCGAGCACCTGCGCCAGCACGAGCGCGTCACCGTCGCCGACCGCGAATTGCTCGAAGCGGCGCGCGCCTTCCACCTCGGCGACGCGCCGCCGGTCGTCACGCATCTCGTCGCCGAGACGCGCTGA
- a CDS encoding phosphoribosyltransferase, which translates to MLFANRHQAAERLAHALAAYKGKNPLILAIPRGAVPMGQTLAQELRGELDVVLVRKLRAPFNPEFALGSIDESGWAYVADHAESAGGTAAYLEQEKQAQLATIRARRAQYTPLRAPIDPAGRIVIVVDDGLATGATMISALHALRARKPAHLVCAVPVAPADTVEKIRAYADEVVCLSTPEFFRAVGQFYADFPQVDDEEVIEILREAGAHRAA; encoded by the coding sequence ATGCTGTTCGCCAATCGCCACCAAGCCGCCGAGCGTCTTGCCCACGCGCTCGCCGCCTACAAGGGCAAGAATCCGCTAATCCTCGCGATTCCGCGCGGCGCGGTGCCGATGGGGCAAACACTTGCTCAGGAATTGCGCGGCGAACTCGACGTCGTGCTCGTGCGCAAGCTGCGCGCGCCGTTCAATCCGGAATTCGCACTCGGCTCGATCGACGAGTCGGGCTGGGCATATGTCGCCGACCATGCGGAATCCGCAGGCGGCACGGCCGCGTATCTCGAACAGGAAAAGCAGGCGCAGCTCGCGACGATCCGCGCGCGGCGCGCGCAATACACCCCGCTTCGCGCACCGATCGACCCGGCCGGGCGCATCGTGATCGTCGTCGACGACGGGCTGGCGACCGGCGCGACGATGATTTCCGCACTGCACGCACTACGCGCGAGAAAGCCCGCCCACCTGGTTTGCGCCGTGCCGGTCGCGCCCGCGGACACGGTCGAGAAGATCCGCGCCTACGCCGACGAGGTGGTCTGCCTTTCGACGCCCGAATTCTTCCGGGCCGTAGGGCAGTTCTACGCGGATTTTCCACAGGTCGACGACGAGGAGGTCATCGAAATCCTGCGTGAGGCCGGCGCACACCGGGCCGCCTAG
- a CDS encoding ABC transporter permease yields MKALDRKLFRDLWHLRGQVLAIAAVIMGGVATMVMSLSTYDSLVTTRDRFYAEYRFADVFVGLKRAPEPVVERLAAIPGVERVETRVRAGVKLEVEGFSDPITGQLLSLPDVGPEVGAAQLNRLHFKRGRSVQPWSSDEVVLSDTFADAHGFQPGDTLAAIINGKRKRLTVVGVAVSPEYVYQIAPGAMFPDFKRYGVLWMGRSALAAAYDMEGGFNHASLTLARDANEQDVIDRADAVLASYGGTGAYGREDQFSNRFLSEELKQLRTMAVVFPAIFLGVAAFLLNIVLSRLIALQREQIAVLEAFGYSYAAIGAHYVKLVLVMSALGVAAGLALGAWFGQGLSHVYTETTFRFPYLDYRLGPGIALIAFLVAAFAAVSGTLVSVVRAVRLPAAEGMRPEMPMAYRTTLAERLGLQRWLAAPSRMILRHVGRHPLKSLLTVLGIACACGLMMVGNYQKGAIDFMVDVQFRQAAREDLGLAFIEPTSGRALHELAALPGVEHVEGYRNVPAILRFGQYRHRASIFGIEPEGQLHRSLNSKLEPVAVPPGGVVLTDHLANEILHVRPGDLLTVEVLEGSRPVRQVPVLGVTKQFLGVSAYMQQASLNELMREGNTVSGAYLAVRPGAETELYARLHERPRVLGMVANKAAVQSFYATIGEFILFYNLVATLLAAAIGFGVVYNSARIGLSERGRELASLRVLGFTRGEIAYILLGELALLTLAAIPVGFVVGIALVGILVVAFQSELYRLPLILTPENYAMGASVVIVSALLSGLLLWHRLGRLDLVAVLKTRE; encoded by the coding sequence ATGAAAGCGCTCGACCGCAAGCTCTTCCGCGACCTCTGGCACCTGCGCGGCCAGGTGCTCGCGATCGCCGCGGTGATCATGGGCGGCGTCGCGACCATGGTGATGTCGCTCTCGACCTACGATTCGCTGGTCACGACGCGCGACCGCTTCTACGCCGAATACCGCTTCGCCGATGTCTTCGTCGGCCTCAAGCGCGCGCCGGAGCCGGTCGTCGAACGGCTCGCCGCGATACCGGGTGTCGAGCGCGTCGAGACGCGCGTGCGCGCGGGCGTGAAGCTCGAGGTCGAAGGCTTCTCGGACCCGATCACCGGCCAGCTGCTGTCGCTGCCTGACGTCGGCCCCGAGGTCGGCGCGGCGCAACTCAACCGCCTGCACTTCAAGCGCGGCCGCAGCGTCCAGCCCTGGAGCAGCGACGAGGTCGTGCTCTCCGACACCTTCGCCGACGCCCACGGCTTCCAGCCCGGCGACACGCTGGCCGCGATCATCAACGGCAAGCGCAAACGGCTGACGGTCGTCGGCGTCGCGGTGTCGCCCGAGTATGTCTACCAGATCGCGCCGGGTGCAATGTTCCCCGACTTCAAGCGCTACGGCGTGCTCTGGATGGGGCGCAGCGCGCTCGCCGCCGCCTACGACATGGAGGGCGGCTTCAACCACGCGAGCCTCACGCTCGCGCGCGATGCCAACGAACAGGACGTGATCGACCGCGCCGACGCGGTGCTCGCGAGCTACGGCGGCACCGGTGCCTACGGCCGCGAGGACCAGTTTTCCAACCGCTTTTTGTCGGAAGAACTGAAGCAGCTGAGGACGATGGCGGTCGTCTTTCCGGCGATCTTCCTGGGCGTCGCCGCCTTCCTGCTCAACATCGTGCTGAGCCGGCTGATCGCGCTGCAGCGCGAGCAGATCGCGGTGCTCGAGGCCTTCGGCTACAGCTACGCGGCGATCGGTGCGCACTACGTCAAGCTCGTGCTCGTGATGTCGGCGCTCGGGGTGGCCGCCGGGCTCGCGCTCGGCGCGTGGTTCGGCCAGGGCCTCTCCCACGTCTACACCGAGACGACGTTCCGCTTTCCCTATCTCGACTACCGGCTGGGTCCCGGCATCGCACTGATCGCCTTTCTCGTCGCCGCGTTCGCCGCCGTGAGCGGCACCCTGGTCTCGGTCGTGCGCGCCGTGCGGCTGCCGGCGGCCGAGGGCATGCGCCCCGAAATGCCGATGGCGTATCGCACGACACTGGCCGAGCGCCTCGGCCTGCAGCGCTGGCTCGCGGCGCCTTCGCGCATGATCCTGCGCCACGTCGGCCGGCACCCGCTGAAGTCGCTGCTGACCGTGCTCGGCATCGCCTGCGCCTGCGGCCTCATGATGGTCGGCAACTACCAGAAGGGCGCGATCGATTTCATGGTCGACGTGCAGTTCCGCCAGGCCGCGCGCGAGGACCTCGGCCTCGCGTTCATCGAACCGACTTCGGGGCGCGCACTGCACGAGCTCGCCGCGCTGCCCGGCGTCGAGCACGTCGAGGGCTATCGCAACGTGCCGGCGATCCTGCGCTTCGGGCAATACCGGCATCGTGCGTCGATCTTCGGCATCGAGCCCGAGGGCCAGCTGCACCGCTCGCTCAACAGCAAGCTCGAGCCGGTCGCGGTGCCGCCGGGCGGCGTCGTCCTCACCGATCATCTGGCGAACGAGATTCTGCACGTCAGGCCCGGCGACCTACTGACCGTCGAGGTGCTCGAAGGCAGCCGCCCCGTGCGCCAGGTCCCCGTGCTCGGCGTCACCAAGCAGTTTCTGGGCGTATCGGCGTACATGCAGCAGGCCTCACTCAACGAACTGATGCGCGAGGGCAACACGGTCTCGGGCGCCTATCTTGCGGTGCGGCCCGGCGCCGAGACGGAGCTTTACGCGCGGCTGCACGAGCGGCCGCGTGTGCTCGGCATGGTCGCCAACAAGGCCGCGGTCCAGAGCTTCTACGCGACGATCGGCGAGTTCATCCTGTTCTACAACCTCGTCGCGACGCTGCTCGCTGCCGCGATCGGTTTCGGCGTCGTCTACAACAGCGCGCGCATCGGGCTCTCGGAGCGCGGCCGCGAGCTCGCGAGTCTGCGCGTGCTGGGCTTCACCCGCGGAGAAATCGCCTATATCCTGCTCGGCGAACTGGCGCTGCTCACGCTCGCCGCGATACCGGTCGGTTTCGTGGTCGGCATCGCGCTGGTCGGCATCCTCGTGGTCGCCTTCCAGAGCGAGTTGTACCGGCTTCCGCTCATCCTGACCCCGGAAAATTACGCGATGGGGGCAAGCGTCGTGATCGTCTCGGCGCTGCTGTCGGGCCTGCTGCTGTGGCATCGCCTCGGCCGGCTCGACCTCGTCGCGGTGCTCAAGACACGCGAATAG